The Triticum aestivum cultivar Chinese Spring chromosome 3A, IWGSC CS RefSeq v2.1, whole genome shotgun sequence genome includes a region encoding these proteins:
- the LOC123059984 gene encoding uncharacterized protein codes for MATASGCFLVFIWVVCWLPLMLAGPEDQLGEGCSSSAKTCGNLTILQPFWLRDKETGRSCGHLPFEVRCSNESIPVLWSFDFSIMDISYEERNLRVVDSYKVKHLNYTSGCNNFWPWNTSVELAPPFKVSPANLNLIFYNCTKKTVAMVKVRCVNASNMFVRAGVRHDPTGNYSGYALEGCNATVVPVMSSTSKANASDYEHIISGGFLLTWQPDACNTACCVVRTCDAPETTGVANMQTSALGRYVPLCVIRSSLTS; via the exons ATGGCTACTGCTAGCGGCTGCTTCTTGGTGTTCATCTGGGTAGTATGTTGGCTCCCACTGATGCTCGCCGGGCCTGAGGATCAGCTAGGGGAAGGCTGCTCAAGCTCGGCCAAGACGTGCGGCAACCTCACCATCTTACAGCCGTTCTGGCTCAGGGATAAGGAGACGGGAAGATCGTGTGGTCACTTGCCTTTTGAGGTTCGTTGCTCAAACGAAAGCATACCAGTTCTCTGGAGCTTTGACTTTTCAATCATGGACATCTCCTACGAGGAACGCAATTTGCGCGTCGTTGATTCATACAAAGTGAAGCACTTGAACTACACCAGCGGCTGCAATAATTTCTGGCCATGGAACACCTCCGTCGAACTGGCACCTCCGTTTAAGGTCAGCCCTGCCAACCTGAACCTCATCTTCTACAACTGCACGAAGAAGACGGTGGCGATGGTGAAGGTGAGATGCGTGAACGCGAGCAACATGTTTGTTCGCGCGGGAGTGCGTCACGACCCGACCGGGAACTACTCCGGCTACGCTTTGGAGGGCTGCAATGCTACCGTCGtcccggtgatgagttcgacgagCAAGGCGAACGCGAGCGACTACGAGCATATCATCAGCGGTGGTTTCCTCTTGACATGGCAACCGGACGCATGTAA TACTGCCTGTTGTGTAGTACGTACGTGTGACGCCCCAGAAACTACGGGTGTGGCAAACATGCAAACTAGTGCTCTCGGTAGGTACGTACCCCTGTGCGTCATTAGAAGTTCGTTAACAAGTTGA